The genomic segment GAAGTTGCAATCGAGCGTTCGCCTTTTGTAAAAGCAGAGAGAACGGAATCGATCAACTCATAGGCACCGCCCTCCGCCTTTTCCCGCATGACAGCCAAGCCGTTCATGAGGCTGTACGCTTCGATTGCATCCGCAGTTGACGTCGTTTCTCCTTTGTCACGAAGCCTTATGAGCAGTTGAGGGAGGTACATCAAGGCGCTTTTCGAGAAGGGAGCACGCTCCTTCTTCTCCAGTGCCTTCCACACACTCTCGTAGTAGTGAACGTACGGCATCCCGCTTGCGTATCCATTCAACTGATCTGCTTCCTGGTACGTGTACACCATCGGATATATTTTTTCTTCCTGCACCTTTTGTATCTTGTAGGGAGTCTTGCGCTCCTCAATGAGTCCGTATGTATGAAAGCCCCCGGTAATCACGAGAATTCTCGCATGTTTTTTCTTTGCCTCTGCAATTTTTTGACGCATGTGCGCCTCGCGAATCAAATCGCCTTCCGCTTCCAACGTAGCGTCATCATAGCATTTTCGAGACAGGTAGCAGTAGGCAAAGACATCCTTCACGAAATCCTGCGTCTGTTTGCGAATACCATCAATCTCAAAAACCTTTTCCCATAGCTCATCGAAGTTCCGGCATTTCATCGTCTGGCACAATCGCTGAATAAACTGCGAGCCTGCCAGCATGCGCTCATCGTGATAGGACAGCTTTTCATTCTTCTTTTTCAAATCATGGCCGTCTTCCAAGCTTTCGAGGCGGCTTCCGTAGCTTAGATCAATGAAAGCAGCAGGAATCTGCCGGCGTTTTGCTTCGACCAAGGCCACATATTCCGGCGAATACAGAAGAAACGGAAAGTAACAGACGTATTTTTTCTCCCCTGAGGCGTACGCGTAATAAATGCTCACAGGAGGCTTCGTCCGTTCATCCGTCAAGATCGGAATGATATGATTGCTATGGTCCGGGCCTTCAATCAGAATGATTTCCGGTTGATACTCTTCGATTGTTTTTTTCAAATGAAACGCGCAGGCAGGACTATGATGACGAACCGGGAAATAGACAACCTGTTTGCTGAGGTTGTAGACCTCTTCTTCGACGAATGACTTTATGAAGCGGTCCTGACTGTTTATTTGATCCATTTCTTCTCGTTGTAATACGTTCCCCATAGACCCTCTTCCTTTGCCCGTTCTTTGACCACTTTGGTAAAGTAGGTTTTCAGGATATTTGCGTCCTTTTGATTTTCCTTGACGACCGCTCCCAGCATGTTCTGTACCAGTCGATCCATGGAAATTGGCCTGCCATCATAGTAATGGGACGTCATCGCACTTTGAACATAGACGGATACGGCTTCGGCTGTACTCATCACGGATTGAGGGGAATCGATTTTGAAACCTTCCTTGGTCTCGCCCATACGCAGTTCCATGAAGGTCGTCGCCAATATCTCAACCACATCCCGATCGATTTCGATGTTTACGCCACTTTGCTCCAGAATCACTTTTGCTTGGGATTCGATAATTTGTGCTTCCATTTTCACATGATTAATCGGCGCGATTGTCTCGAAGTTAAAACGGCGTTTGAGCGCGCTGCTCATTTCATTGACGCCTTTGTCCCGCAGATTCGCTGTTGCGATGATATTAAAACCGGGCTTCGCAAACAGGATGCCGTCTGACAGCTCGGGGATGTTCATCACCTTGTCGCTCAAAATACTAATCAACACGTCTTGGACCTCAAACGGGCAACGGGTAATTTCTTCAAAACGGGTAATGATTCCCTTGCTCATTCCGGTGTATAACGGGGAAGGAACCAGCGCTTGCAGCGAAGGACCTTTGTCCAGCAGCATCGCGTAGTTCCAGGAGTATTTGATCATATCCTCAGTCGTTCCTGCCGTGCCTTGGATCGTATTCGTGCTCGTTCCGGAGATGGCCGCAGACAGCAGCTCAGACAGCATCGTCTTTGCCGTTCCAGGTTCACCGACGAGCATCAAGCCGCGATTGCCTGCCAACGTGACGATTGCACGCTCAATAAGCACATCGTCTCCATAAAACTTCTTCGTAATCGTTATACTTTCGCCCTCATAAGAGAGGGGGTCATCTGTTCCTAAAATAAAATCGCGCACAGCTCTGGGCGACATCAGCCAATTGGGAGGTTTTGTCCCTGTATCATGGGATCGCAGTGCATTCAGCTGTTTGGCATATAACACTTCCATAGGTGGCTTCATTGTTTCCATCCAAGTGCCCACTCCATTTCTGGTTGTTCTTGAAAAATATGTATACTAGTAAAAATGAAAACATATGTTTGTCAGGAAAAGAAGGGTATTTGTACCCAATATTAGGAAGGATATGTGAAAAGATGTGAAATGAGTACTACACGAAAAAAAGCGCCCTGGGTCCCCAAGACGCTTTTCTTGCTTTTTTTGATGAACTTTTCTACAACTGTGTCCGCAAGCTCCACAGCTCAGGGAAAAAACGGTGATCGAGCGCTCTACGCAAGTACATGACGCCTGATGACCCTCCTGTTCCCGGCTTTTGGCCTATGATGCGTTCAACTGTCGTCATATGGTTAAAACGCCATTGCTGTTGCTGACTGGCGATATCCACCAGCTTTTCTGCCAACTCGTACAGATCCCAATACTGGTTCACATTTCGATACACGGTCAGCCAGGCTTGCTCTACACTCTGATTGGGTTGGTATGGCTGTGACCAATCGCGATTCAAGCATTCCGGATCAATCGGCAAGCCACGGGCAGCCATCTCCCTGATCGCCGCATCGTAAATGCTAGGCTGCTGCAAGGCCGCACTCATTTGGGCGTGAAGCTTCGGTTGATGCACATACACCGCTAGGACATGCTGGTTCTTATAACCTAGCGTAAATTCGATGAGTCGGTTTTGATAGGATTGAAAACCGGACGAATGACCCAGCTTGTCACGGAACTGGAGGTAGTCTGCTGGCGTCAATGTAGAAAGGACATCCCACGATTTAATCAATTGCTGCTGGATACGCGAGACTCGCGCGAACATTTTGAAAGCAGGCTCCAGATCGTGATTGCAGATGCACTCATTTGCTGCTGACAGTTCATGCAAAATTTGTTTCATCCATAGCTCACTCACCTGATGAATGATAATAAACAGCATTTCATCATGATGGCTGGATTGGCATTGTTGACTCGACAAGATTTGATCGAGCTGTAAATAATCGCCGTACGTCATCTCTTTTTGGAAATCAGTATGAATCTGCGTCTCCATTGAAGTGTCGTTTGGTTGATTACTTCCTTGTTCATGTGGTCTCATCGCGGCATGACCTCCTTTCCCATCTAATTCCTTTCCACCCCTCGTTCCTCCTGCTGGATCTCCCTTCTTCTTACCCGATATTATTTCGATGCTTCTAAATATTTCAAATCGATCAAGCCGTCGATTTTATTACTGGAAATATAGCCGGCTTCCTGGCTGATATCGGCCATTTCCTGAATGACTTTTTCATTGACCGCCGTTGTTACTTCCAAACGGGAAAAGGCTGCCTGCACTTCTTTTTTGCTCAGTTCTTTGCCAGTCAGACCTTTCAAATGCTTGATGATCAGGTCTTGGCTTTCTTCGGGATTTTCCTGAATGAATTTGACTGCCTTTTTATGTGCTTGCAGATAGGCGGTTGCCAATCCTTCTCGTTTCAGAAACTCATCGCTGGCTGCTACGACAGTATTGGTTGATTCTTTGCCCCAAGCGAATTGATCCCAGTCCAAAAGCAATTTTCCTTCTGCCTGATTTTCCAGTACATATCCCCATGGCTCTTGAGTTGCTGCACCATCAACGGATTTTTGCACGAATAATGCTGCCGTATCTGCTGGAGCCGCCGCATACAGTTCCACATCTCCACCATTCGTCGTCGGTTTGAGACCAACCTCATTCAATGCTTTTCTAAGCATGACATCCTGTGTGCTGCCGATAACCGGAATCGCGATTTTTTTGCCTTTTAAATCTTTTAGTTCCGTAATGTTGGCTGAACCATTCATGACGAGCACAGCTCCGCCATTGACCGCACCTGAAATCAAACGATACCCGGGGTGCTTCACATAAAAGTTCAACAGCGGTCCAGGTCCGACTGTCCCTACATCAATTGCTTTGGTTGCCATCGCTTCCATAAACAATCCGCCATTGGTGACCGTTTTTGTTTGAATCTTTACATCCGCACCAAAAGCTTCCTTGAAATAGCCTTTCTCCAGCGCGATAATCGTTGCACTATGGGTCAGATTTGGGAAATATCCGATCCTTACTTCCTTCTCAGAGGATTCTGCTCCGCCAGTAGAGCAACCGCTCGCAACCCCCATCAACAATAGGGATGCGACAACGGTACTGAGCACTTTTTTAAGCATATGACGACACACTCCTTAGGCCATTTTTCTTTTATGAATGGACTCCCCACTTCATCTGAACGTTGCGTTCGATGCGTGAAAAGACAACATTATCGACGATGGTACCGATGATCGCAATAATGATCATCACTGATATCACCAAATCCATTTGTCCAAGTGAACGTCCCATCTCGAGCAATTGACCGAGACCACCGCCACCCCCGAGCAATTCACCTGCCATAAGTGCCCGCCAGGAAAATGCCCAAGCGATTCGAAGCCCGGAGATGATCTGCGGTACGGAAGCAGGAAGAATGACTGTTCGTACAAAGTGAAAGCCAGACGAACCGTATGTCTTGGCGACTCGTTGATATAGCGGCGGGACATTTTTGAAACCGCTGGTAGCATTGACCGTCATCGTCCAGGTCGCCCCGATCGTCACGATGAACAAAATGGAGAAGTCATTTAAGCCAAACCAGATAATCGCAAGCGGGAACCAGACAATGCTCGGGATAGACTGAAGCGCTGTCACCACAAAGCCAAGCGTATCTTCTACGAGTTTGTACCTCCAAATGAAGTAACCCAATATCAGTCCGACGATAATGGCAATGAGAAAGCCCAACAGGATTCGTCCCATGCTTTTTCCAATCGCAGCGGTAATTTGCCCGCTTATCAAGCCATTTACGAGTGTTTCGAAAACCTGGGTCAAGCTGGGAAACATGAACGATGGGAGCCCAGATAATCTAGATGTGACTTCCCAGATCGCCGCTATCATAGCGATGAAGATGACCCGTCTTAAAGCTGTAGTCATTGCCCATTTCCTCCTTCAGCACCTTTTCTATCTCTTCTTGCAGTATCGACAGCACCTTCTGCTCGGTGCTTAATGTCACACTGTCCGGCATGACTCCATCGCGCATGGCAGGAACCGCAATGATCTCCTTGATTTTGCCGGGGCGTGTGGCAAAAACGACGATCTTCTCCCCAAGCTGAACGGCCTCTCGGATATTATGGGTGACGAAAAAAATCGTGACCTTGGTCGTCCGCCAAATCTCAAGCAACTCCTTATGAAGAACCATCCTCGTCTGTTCATCCAGCGCCGAGAACGGTTCATCCATCAGCAAAATATCGGGTTCCATGACAAGTGCCCGAGCTATGGCTACACGTTGCTTCATTCCGCCTGAGAGCTGATGGGGATAGGAATGAACATACTTGCTTAAATGGACCATTTTGAGCACTTCCAGCGCCTTTTCGTTGGCTTTCGCTGCAGACATTTTCTTCAACTTGAGCCCGTATGTAACATTTTCCAAAACGGTTAGCCATGGAAATAATCCCGCTTCTTGAAAAACGACGACTCTGTCGGGACCGGGCTTATTCACTTTGTTGCCAGCAACGTGTATATTACCGCTGTCCGGTTGATCCAATCCGGCTATTAAGTAGAGCAGCGTCGATTTACCACAGCCAGAGGGGCCGACAATGGAAACGAAGCTGCCCTTTTCCACTTCAAGATTAATATCATCCAGCACCTTTACTTTTTGTTTCTGCTCATTCACAAAATGTTTCGTAACATTATCAATAGTCAGATACATGACTGCACCTCTTTTTATTCCAACTTTGTCGATGGGGATTATGAATAAATAATGATTAATCCTATCGTTTTTGTCAACTATAATCCAATAAAAAAGGGAAGGCGGCGGGCACCTTCTCCTATTCAATGCGGTAACCTAGTTTTTTGTGCAGCATTACATGGGTCTTTGTTTATCCACTCTTTTTCCCCTACAACTTCGTCGGATCAAATCTTCTCTCATCCAAATAAGCTCGCGCATGCCCCCAGAAATACTTGCTTGGCTGCATGTAGATTTCCAAGCCTGCCCGCTCGATTGTGCGGTTCGCCTCTTCATTCGCTTCTTTGAGGATTTGCTTTTCATCCACAGTCAAAACACGGCGCTCGTCCATAATCAGCTCACCATCGACAATGACATGGTTCACATCTCCACCGACTGCCTGATAGACGACACGATGGACATGCATGTTCTCCGGATTCAAGTGGGCCTGATGCATATTTACGGTAATGACATCCGCTTTTTTACCAGCTTCCAGTGACCCCAGTTCGTCATCCCAACCGACACAGCGTGCCGCATCAATCGTGACCATTTCCAGCAGCTTGCCCGGCGGGAGGTAGTAGTAATCACGCAACGCTGCTTGTTGCAGCAGCTGCATTCTGCGCATGGCCTGGAACATGTCAAAAGGAGTCATCGGCGAGGTGCCGTCCGTCGTGATCGCAACAGTTGCTCCCATCTCCAGCAATTCTGTGATGGGGGTGCGTGCATTGATTTGACCAAAACCAGGAGAAGCACTCACATTCGTTCCTGTTTCGGCCAAAATTTTCGCCTCGTCAAAAGAAATTCCCCGACAATGCTGCAAGTGCACGTCTGGACCGAGCAGCGCGTACTCTTTGTCTTGAATCGCGAGGTGAATCATGCCTCCAAAAGCATCGGAATGGATGCGCGTGTTGTACTTTTTTGCAATCTCCCTGATTTTCCGCGCTTGGTAACGGTCAAAATCGGTTAAGCCAAACAATTGGTCAGCTGGTGTCGGATAGGACGGATTGACAGAGGTGACGATGACAAATGGCGTTATGTATGCTCTGGTTTTATCGTTATTTGCGTGATTCAGGGCTTCAATCACTGCTTCTGCTCCGGCAAGCACCTGCTCATACGTGACTTCCTTCGTTACTTTTTGTCCATCGACCCATCGGCTAAAAGGATGCGGCCACGGCGGATTGCAAGGACCTGTCGCTACGATTTCACGAACGCCAACCTCGTTATACGCTTTTGCGTGATTCAAGGCAAAGATCGGATCATCTGAGCGCGGCATCGAGCCTAGTACGCTAACACCTGTCGTAATTCCAGCTTTAAGCCGCTCCAGTGCTGACAGCTTTCCCTCGTAGTACCAGAAATCGTCTGTCACGTAGTGCTTGTAAGTGTTGGTCATGATTGGCATCCAGTCGTTGATATTGTCTGTCGCAATCGTTTTGAACAGCGAATGTCCGCCATGACCATGTGCGTCAACGAAGCCTGGCAGTATACAATGATGCGCGCAGTCGACTACCTTTTGTGCAGGATACTTGTCTTTAAGAAGTGGAGTGTCGCCTACCTCCAAAATTCTTCCTTTATCTATGGCGACTGCCCCGTCTTGTAATACCCGACGGTCTTTGTCCATGGTAATGACTACGCCGTTCACGAGTAACAAATCGATCAAGTTGCATCTCCCCCAGCTTCTAGAATAAGGGCGGTGCCCATGTCACCTACTCCCCTCCCTACACCTTACCGCAGTTTTGATACCTTGTATTTGCATGAAAATTACAACTTTTTATAATATGTTTACCTGTTGGTTCCAAATGGAAAAACCACCTTCCCTTGAAGGAAAGATGGTTGGAAGGTTTTAGGCATCCGCTTTTCGTTTGCGGAGGAAAAAAATGAGAAAGGCTACCCCCGTAAAAGCGAGTACAACATAAACGACATTGGAATAGAGATCGAAATAGTACAGAATGTCTTCCCACGATTCTCCCAATAAGTGACCAGCCATCACTAGGACGATGTTCCAAATAAACGTACCGAGTGTTGTAAACAGCAAAAACAGCGGGAAATTCATTTTGGTCATACCAGCAGGAATGGAAATCAGGCTTCTGATTAATGGGATCATGCGACAAAAAAAGATCGTCCAGTATCCGTAACGGTCGAACCATTCATTCGCTTTATGGATATCTGCCGTTTTAATGCGCAGAAGATGCCCCCATCTCTCTACGATCTTCTCTATTTTTTGGACGTCTAGGTAGAAACCGATTCCATAGAGCATGATTGCCCCGATCACCGAACCGATTGTAGCTGACAAGATTACGCCAAAAACCGTTAAGGATGATTGCGTCGTCATAAATCCACCGAAGGTCAAGATCACCTCAGAAGGTATGGGTGGAAAGATGTTTTCCAGTGCCATCATGAGTAAGATACCGAAGTAACTATATTGTTCAATAATTTGGGTCATCCAGTTCTGCATGCTATCCCTCACAATTATTTACCAATGCTTATCTCTTCAGTATAGAGACACGCGTTGCATAGTTCAATGAAAAGCGATAATCTTTTCCTTATTTCAATACGAAACAAGGAGGTCTTGGGTTACCCTTCCATTGAAAATTTTCATGTAGACTATTATCCCTTCTGACTAGACCAGTAAATCATGGTGTCGTCCCTCTTTATTTCTGTGAAGCCCATTTTGACTAATAATTTTGCGGAATCTATATTATCTAGCAAGCACTTCGCCGTAATCTTTTTCACATCTGGCTGCAACAACGCCCAATTCGCCAAGCCTTCTGCCGCCTCGTACGCGTAGCCTTTTTTTCGTTCGGCTTCAATAATTCCATAGCCGATGTC from the Brevibacillus brevis genome contains:
- a CDS encoding ATP-binding protein codes for the protein METMKPPMEVLYAKQLNALRSHDTGTKPPNWLMSPRAVRDFILGTDDPLSYEGESITITKKFYGDDVLIERAIVTLAGNRGLMLVGEPGTAKTMLSELLSAAISGTSTNTIQGTAGTTEDMIKYSWNYAMLLDKGPSLQALVPSPLYTGMSKGIITRFEEITRCPFEVQDVLISILSDKVMNIPELSDGILFAKPGFNIIATANLRDKGVNEMSSALKRRFNFETIAPINHVKMEAQIIESQAKVILEQSGVNIEIDRDVVEILATTFMELRMGETKEGFKIDSPQSVMSTAEAVSVYVQSAMTSHYYDGRPISMDRLVQNMLGAVVKENQKDANILKTYFTKVVKERAKEEGLWGTYYNEKKWIK
- a CDS encoding aliphatic sulfonate ABC transporter substrate-binding protein, producing MLKKVLSTVVASLLLMGVASGCSTGGAESSEKEVRIGYFPNLTHSATIIALEKGYFKEAFGADVKIQTKTVTNGGLFMEAMATKAIDVGTVGPGPLLNFYVKHPGYRLISGAVNGGAVLVMNGSANITELKDLKGKKIAIPVIGSTQDVMLRKALNEVGLKPTTNGGDVELYAAAPADTAALFVQKSVDGAATQEPWGYVLENQAEGKLLLDWDQFAWGKESTNTVVAASDEFLKREGLATAYLQAHKKAVKFIQENPEESQDLIIKHLKGLTGKELSKKEVQAAFSRLEVTTAVNEKVIQEMADISQEAGYISSNKIDGLIDLKYLEASK
- a CDS encoding ABC transporter ATP-binding protein; protein product: MYLTIDNVTKHFVNEQKQKVKVLDDINLEVEKGSFVSIVGPSGCGKSTLLYLIAGLDQPDSGNIHVAGNKVNKPGPDRVVVFQEAGLFPWLTVLENVTYGLKLKKMSAAKANEKALEVLKMVHLSKYVHSYPHQLSGGMKQRVAIARALVMEPDILLMDEPFSALDEQTRMVLHKELLEIWRTTKVTIFFVTHNIREAVQLGEKIVVFATRPGKIKEIIAVPAMRDGVMPDSVTLSTEQKVLSILQEEIEKVLKEEMGNDYSFKTGHLHRYDSGDLGSHI
- a CDS encoding ABC transporter permease, which translates into the protein MTTALRRVIFIAMIAAIWEVTSRLSGLPSFMFPSLTQVFETLVNGLISGQITAAIGKSMGRILLGFLIAIIVGLILGYFIWRYKLVEDTLGFVVTALQSIPSIVWFPLAIIWFGLNDFSILFIVTIGATWTMTVNATSGFKNVPPLYQRVAKTYGSSGFHFVRTVILPASVPQIISGLRIAWAFSWRALMAGELLGGGGGLGQLLEMGRSLGQMDLVISVMIIIAIIGTIVDNVVFSRIERNVQMKWGVHS
- a CDS encoding amidohydrolase family protein produces the protein MIDLLLVNGVVITMDKDRRVLQDGAVAIDKGRILEVGDTPLLKDKYPAQKVVDCAHHCILPGFVDAHGHGGHSLFKTIATDNINDWMPIMTNTYKHYVTDDFWYYEGKLSALERLKAGITTGVSVLGSMPRSDDPIFALNHAKAYNEVGVREIVATGPCNPPWPHPFSRWVDGQKVTKEVTYEQVLAGAEAVIEALNHANNDKTRAYITPFVIVTSVNPSYPTPADQLFGLTDFDRYQARKIREIAKKYNTRIHSDAFGGMIHLAIQDKEYALLGPDVHLQHCRGISFDEAKILAETGTNVSASPGFGQINARTPITELLEMGATVAITTDGTSPMTPFDMFQAMRRMQLLQQAALRDYYYLPPGKLLEMVTIDAARCVGWDDELGSLEAGKKADVITVNMHQAHLNPENMHVHRVVYQAVGGDVNHVIVDGELIMDERRVLTVDEKQILKEANEEANRTIERAGLEIYMQPSKYFWGHARAYLDERRFDPTKL
- the kynA gene encoding tryptophan 2,3-dioxygenase is translated as MRPHEQGSNQPNDTSMETQIHTDFQKEMTYGDYLQLDQILSSQQCQSSHHDEMLFIIIHQVSELWMKQILHELSAANECICNHDLEPAFKMFARVSRIQQQLIKSWDVLSTLTPADYLQFRDKLGHSSGFQSYQNRLIEFTLGYKNQHVLAVYVHQPKLHAQMSAALQQPSIYDAAIREMAARGLPIDPECLNRDWSQPYQPNQSVEQAWLTVYRNVNQYWDLYELAEKLVDIASQQQQWRFNHMTTVERIIGQKPGTGGSSGVMYLRRALDHRFFPELWSLRTQL
- a CDS encoding DedA family protein, with product MQNWMTQIIEQYSYFGILLMMALENIFPPIPSEVILTFGGFMTTQSSLTVFGVILSATIGSVIGAIMLYGIGFYLDVQKIEKIVERWGHLLRIKTADIHKANEWFDRYGYWTIFFCRMIPLIRSLISIPAGMTKMNFPLFLLFTTLGTFIWNIVLVMAGHLLGESWEDILYYFDLYSNVVYVVLAFTGVAFLIFFLRKRKADA